Proteins encoded in a region of the Bubalus bubalis isolate 160015118507 breed Murrah chromosome 9, NDDB_SH_1, whole genome shotgun sequence genome:
- the SPRY4 gene encoding protein sprouty homolog 4 isoform X1, with protein sequence MISAGLARDWAFLLSLFGEAVPRRLTFALLPHFMLCNCLAVAFLSPASAGAEVPRPPRVPLYPGTELCQAPKLPAALGLWWGLKVRLHNAGRVGAGGRGCVRRRDKSPAFPPSFLVVPGLTSPRRKKDRDGPLEACYSAHPRTSGPMEPPIPQSVPLTPSSVMVQPLLDSRTAHSRLQHPLTILPIDQMKTSHVENDYIDNPGLAPPSGPKRTRGGAPELAPTPARCDQDVTHHWISFSGRPSSVSSSSSTSSDQRLLDHMAPPPVADQASPRAVRIQPKAIHCKPLDLKGPAGPPELDKHFLLCEACGKCKCKECASPRTLPSCWVCNQECLCSAQTLVNYGTCMCLVQGIFYHCTNEDDEGSCADHPCSCSRSNCCARWSFMGALSLVLPCLLCYLPATGCVKLAQRGYDRLRRPGCRCKHTNSVICKAAAGDAKASRPDKPF encoded by the exons ATGATCAGCGCAGGGCTGGCCCGGGACTGggcatttcttctctctctctttggtgaGGCGGTTCCTCGCCGTCTGACCTTTGCTCTGCTGCCGCATTTTATGCTGTGCAACTGCCTTGCAGTTGCTTTCCTTTCCCCGGCCTCTGCAGGGGCCGAGGTTCCTCGGCCTCCTCGTGTCCCCCTATACCCTGGCACCGAATTGTGCCAGGCCCCGAAGCTCCCGGCCGCGCTGGGGCTGTGGTGGGGGCTGAAGGTGCGTTTACATAACGCCGGGCGTGTGGGAGCTGGAGGAAGAGGTTGCGTGCGTAGGAGAGATAAGTCTCCcgccttccctccttccttcttggtGGTACCAGGCTTGACATCACCGAGAAGAAAAAAGGACAGAGACG GGCCCCTAGAAGCCTGTTACTCCGCACATCCCAGGACCTCCGGCCCCATGGAGCCCCCGATCCCACAGAGCGTCCCCTTGACTCCCAGCTCAGTCATGGTCCAGCCCCTACTGGACAGCCGTACGGCCCACAGCCGGCTCCAGCACCCTCTCACCATCCTTCCCATCGACCAGATGAAGACCAGCCACGTAGAGAACGACTACATCGACAACCCTGGCCTGGCACCCCCCTCTGGCCCCAAGCGGACCCGGGGTGGAGCCCCAGAGCTGGCCCCAACCCCAGCCCGCTGTGACCAGGACGTCACCCACCACTGGATCTCCTTCAGTGGGCGCCCCAGCTctgtgagcagcagcagcagcacgtccTCTGACCAGCGCCTCTTAGACCACATGGCGCCCCCACCCGTGGCTGATCAGGCCTCCCCGAGGGCTGTGCGCATCCAGCCCAAGGCCATCCACTGCAAGCCACTGGACCTTAAGGGCCCCGCTGGCCCCCCAGAGCTAGACAAGCACTTCTTGCTGTGCGAGGCCTGCGGGAAGTGCAAGTGCAAGGAGTGCGCGTCCCCCCGGACGTTGCCCTCCTGCTGGGTCTGCAACCAGGAGTGCCTGTGCTCGGCGCAGACACTGGTCAACTATGGCACCTGCATGTGCCTGGTGCAGGGCATCTTCTACCACTGCACCAACGAGGACGATGAGGGCTCCTGTGCCGACCACCCCTGCTCCTGCTCCCGCTCAAACTGCTGCGCCCGCTGGTCCTTCATGGGTGCCCTGTCCCTGGTGCTGCCCTGTCTGCTCTGCTACCTGCCCGCCACTGGCTGTGTGAAGCTGGCCCAGCGCGGCTACGACCGCCTGCGCCGCCCCGGGTGCCGCTGCAAGCACACGAACAGCGTCATCTGCAAGGCGGCGGCTGGGGACGCCAAGGCCAGCAGACCGGACAAGCCTTTCTGA
- the SPRY4 gene encoding protein sprouty homolog 4 isoform X2 translates to MEPPIPQSVPLTPSSVMVQPLLDSRTAHSRLQHPLTILPIDQMKTSHVENDYIDNPGLAPPSGPKRTRGGAPELAPTPARCDQDVTHHWISFSGRPSSVSSSSSTSSDQRLLDHMAPPPVADQASPRAVRIQPKAIHCKPLDLKGPAGPPELDKHFLLCEACGKCKCKECASPRTLPSCWVCNQECLCSAQTLVNYGTCMCLVQGIFYHCTNEDDEGSCADHPCSCSRSNCCARWSFMGALSLVLPCLLCYLPATGCVKLAQRGYDRLRRPGCRCKHTNSVICKAAAGDAKASRPDKPF, encoded by the coding sequence ATGGAGCCCCCGATCCCACAGAGCGTCCCCTTGACTCCCAGCTCAGTCATGGTCCAGCCCCTACTGGACAGCCGTACGGCCCACAGCCGGCTCCAGCACCCTCTCACCATCCTTCCCATCGACCAGATGAAGACCAGCCACGTAGAGAACGACTACATCGACAACCCTGGCCTGGCACCCCCCTCTGGCCCCAAGCGGACCCGGGGTGGAGCCCCAGAGCTGGCCCCAACCCCAGCCCGCTGTGACCAGGACGTCACCCACCACTGGATCTCCTTCAGTGGGCGCCCCAGCTctgtgagcagcagcagcagcacgtccTCTGACCAGCGCCTCTTAGACCACATGGCGCCCCCACCCGTGGCTGATCAGGCCTCCCCGAGGGCTGTGCGCATCCAGCCCAAGGCCATCCACTGCAAGCCACTGGACCTTAAGGGCCCCGCTGGCCCCCCAGAGCTAGACAAGCACTTCTTGCTGTGCGAGGCCTGCGGGAAGTGCAAGTGCAAGGAGTGCGCGTCCCCCCGGACGTTGCCCTCCTGCTGGGTCTGCAACCAGGAGTGCCTGTGCTCGGCGCAGACACTGGTCAACTATGGCACCTGCATGTGCCTGGTGCAGGGCATCTTCTACCACTGCACCAACGAGGACGATGAGGGCTCCTGTGCCGACCACCCCTGCTCCTGCTCCCGCTCAAACTGCTGCGCCCGCTGGTCCTTCATGGGTGCCCTGTCCCTGGTGCTGCCCTGTCTGCTCTGCTACCTGCCCGCCACTGGCTGTGTGAAGCTGGCCCAGCGCGGCTACGACCGCCTGCGCCGCCCCGGGTGCCGCTGCAAGCACACGAACAGCGTCATCTGCAAGGCGGCGGCTGGGGACGCCAAGGCCAGCAGACCGGACAAGCCTTTCTGA